The sequence below is a genomic window from Nicotiana tomentosiformis chromosome 6, ASM39032v3, whole genome shotgun sequence.
ATGGAAAGCAGTTCTCTGGTTGTGGCAAATGCTGGAGACTGCAGAGCTGTACTCTGTCGCCGTGCTAAAGCTATTGAGATGTCTAGAGATCACAAACCAGTTTGTTTGAGGGAAAAAGAACGCATTGAAGCTTCCGGAGGATATGTGGATGACGGTTACCTGAATGGACAACTCAATGTGGCTCGTGCTTTAGGAGATTGGCACCTGGAAGGACTAAAATCAATTGATGGTGGTCCCCTTAGTGGAGAACCCGAACTTATGAGCACCAGACTTACAGAAGAGGACGAGTTTCTCATAATAGGCTGTGATGGTATATGGGATGTCTTCATGAGCCAAAATGCTGTGGATTTCGCTCGTCGAAGGCTTCAAGAACACAATGATCCAGTGATGTGCAGCAAAGATATCGTTGACGAGGCTTTGAAAAGAAAGAGCGGGGACAATCTATCAGTGGTTGTGGTGTGTTTTAAGAAGCAGCCACCTCCTAACTTGGTTGCACCACGCGGAAGGGTGCATAGGAGCATTTCTGCAGAAGGTTTGAAGGAGTTGCAGAGTTTCTTGGATACCTTGAAAGATTAAGACGATATATCGTGgtctttttgttttattttcttttagtttttcGGTTATCGTAGGAGTTCTTTTCTTAGGTGTTAAAGATCCCTCCTCCGTTCTTTTTCCTCCAATTGTTGTTTCTAATTCTTGTAGTTTATGCTGAAATGGTTAGATGATGGGAGAGAATAACAAACCAACTGTAACATGCGGCTCTGTTCTCTGATTACCAACATTTTATGCGTTTTAGGTGGTTCTGGACCTTCTTGGTAATCTTGATTTATGATAATATTTCCATTAAGTTTCTCATTGAGTCTTGTTAGCAGTATTATCCAACTTAGATGCGGGGTTGCATTCAGCTGGTTACTATGGATTTTGAATGTCTTACGTTTACATGAAATCGTTAACTTAATTTCAGCTGTGGACCTGTGGTTCGAAAATAGTTTACTCCATATTTACTCGAGTTAGCTTCTAAGcttcatttttgaattttgactaaTAATTTAGTCATCCATTTTCCCCTTTAGCTTCGATAGTTCTAAATTCTTTATGCTTTCGTATATGTAAACTTAAAATTAAAATCTCATTAAAGTAACACAGGAAACGTCAGAAGTTCTCTAATCGCTTTTTATAATTAGAGTTGTTGTTACAGAAGACATTAGGGAATGAAAGCGCGAAAAATCCTTTTTCTGTCTTCTCTTCACAAAGGAAGGAAGCATTAACAAAtacctcttcttcttcctttgcCTGGGCATTTGGATCTATTAGCAGTGGAGGACGAACTTTAGGCTTTTAAGAGGGGGAATCTCGTTCTTCACCGGGTCATCGAGTGATTAGCCTGCTCAATTCATTTTTCCATTCGATGATCTTCTGGATCTCATCCAAAATGTTTGATGATTCTTGGGACTTCTTTGGCGACCGTGAAGTCACCGGATGAATTGTCGAATTTTAATTAGATTAATGGTGTGTTCccatatcaacaacaataacaacagtattatcccacactgtggggtctgggaagagtagtgtgtacgctAACCTTACCCCTACTTTGTGAGGATAGCGAgactatttccaatagaccctcggctcaggaaagtataagtaccacattaatgaaaataataaCAAGAAGGGACAATACCAAAAGCCCTATAAAAGCATAATAAagacaacaagatagtaaggttatcaacaatgaaagaaaacaacggttagtcataaaaacctactgccagcagaaagcgagactgcatgccaatactactgttatgaacactctagactacctactctactaccctaatactcgacctccataccttcctatcaagggtcatgtcctcggtcagttgaagctgcgccatgtcttgcctaatcacttctctccacctcttctttggcctacctctacctctccgtaggccctccaaagtcaacctctcacaccttatCACCGGGgcatctgtgctcctcccctcacatgaccaaaccacctaaaaTATATTACTACTATTTATGTTAGAACTCAATAGATCATTACGTTAAACATTATTTACAACTTGTTGAGGTTGTTACTGATTATATTGCATCGttttgttactttaaatataatatttattttgattgttatttaaattttattatatcctATTATTAAATTTGTTGTTATGTAACAATGAAAATATCCCTTTTATGTAACAACTGATTTGGTGTAGTCGCgtcgttaccttatttttttcctcatgttgccatgattataattttatattactCTCTATCTTacctttttaaataattattttatctcATGCTCtgttttttctttataatattataagttaattttttaaattatcgGTATATGACATTATGAAACGATAAAAAATAGTATAATTTATCTAAATAGTATGCTCATTAAACATAACGATACAATATGTAACAACCATCCGAACAAACGGTTAATTATGTGAACTGTTTCattcaaaaaaattaaattattagagTTAGCACTTTTAATTCACATCACATCACAAATTCCCATCATTCAAACTTTTCTCAATTCCTAATCACTTTCTTCTTGTATATACAATTTGGACACATGCTGATCATCCATGGAGATGTACTTTTTATAATGAGGGAGATAGGCACTCACAAGTTATGCTTATCTTTTCCTGAGCCGAGGATATATTAGAAACGACTTTTCTAtactcacaaggtaggggtaaggtttgcgtatacaGTACCCTCTCCATACCTTACGGTATGAAATAAAACGGGTATGTTGTTGAGATAGGCACACTGTCATATAACATAAACGTCCATATGTACATAATCCCCGACTCTAAAAAATAGGTCCATATGTACCATAATCTTTGACTCTCAAAAATCGGAATGATTGTTTGTAGTCGAGTTTTTTTCTCAAAATATGATTTTTTGATAGAAtttcaaaaaatatacaaaatgcATGTGAAATGTGATCATCCGTCTTAAGTTAACTGAAATAGATAATGACATTAGGTTAAATCGCATTTCTGAAGTGTGAATCAAATTGAATAAATCGGATATGGAATGTGACTGCTAATGCGACTTGTAAATAGCATATCCCAAATGTGACTTATACAAATGCGACTTATAAATCGCATATACTAAATGCGATTTATAAATTGGTTGCCTACGTTTCATAAATCGCATCCTCCAAATGCGACTCATAAATAGCATACATTTAGATATGAGTCTTATAAACGCATTTCTTAATTGACGAATATAAGTCATAAAATGTGATGGTATACAGAGCTCTCTCTCTCATGCTCTGCATTACTGCAAAAGGTTTACAGCAGAAATGGAAGTCTCTTCCGTACAAATGCTCTATACACATGTGACTTCCTCTGCCTCGAAACTGTAGCCTCTGCATTGCTACTCCAATTGCGGCTTTTGCCATTTCTTACAATTTATTAATTGAACTTCAGTTTCACTCTTCTTCTACTTGTGCAGCTCATTTTCTGCGCTGTTCAACGATGTCGCTTAGCTGATGATCTCTGCAGATTATCCATAAAATTGACTTCCTCTTCTCGATTTGGATGCCCGCTCGTTCGAATTTCAGGCGatttctctctatctctctctcgaTTTTgttggtgtgtgtgtgtgtgtgagaaaatGCGAGCAGAAACATGTATTGCTTGTTAAGTTGCAACGCCGTCTGTGTGCGTGCGTGTGTGTTCTGGTTCTTCGTTCAGAAATTCGTATCTGCGACTGAGTATGTATGTCATAATTCTGTATATGCATGTATATGATATAGAAGATGTGTCATCTGGAAGTGATTCATTTTGAATACGCATTGGCTAGTTTCCTCTGGATACGGAATTTACATTTGCATTCAACTTATATTTTCTCAATTCCAAAAATCAAGTCTATATAATCAAAAAACTATGTTTCAATCCGAAGCTAGATGAGGTCGCTATACAGATCCTGACCATTCTCCTCTTCGGTATTGAACAGGTTTGAGCTATTTTACCATGACCTTCAACCTACAGTGATGCTACTCCTTTCTCCGGGCTTGAGACTGGTTTTAGTTTGTGTAGCTCGCGTGGAAGAGCTAATTAACAACACAAAACTAGTTATATCTTTTGGTTGAGTACTCAAATAAGTATAAATTGGTCGGTGTGTTAACTTGACGACTGATTTGTCCATGCTAATCTGTCTAATTCACATTTTCAATGGTCCTATTGGTTAGAATAAGGAAATGAGATTGCATTTCTGAAATAAACTGCATATTGATTTGAACTGTTGATCGAGTGTTTTGTTAATATAGTTAGCAGAATCTATGAGGCCTAATCACTGAAATTTCTTACGAACAGTTTCTGATACTGGTGTTGGAAGCAAATTGGAGGAATACCAATGTTTGAAATATAGAAACGATGCTGTTCTGACTAATCAATGGGGTAAGCAATTGGCAATTACATGCTTGTTATTTTTTTACTCTATTTTCTAAGCTATATTCCTCAGAGAGTTTTACCTGATAtgcatgtaactttggtttaagTTTCAGTAGATACCTATCGTCTAAAACATATCTGTGTATCGTATATATGAAAGAAACAAGACCTCATACTTTTATTCATCATTGCATAGACAGTAGTTCCTGTGGTTCTTAAATGGTGCATGTGACATAAGCCATAACTCTGGACTTTATTCTGACCGACTAAAATGCTGATTAAAGCACAAGAAAAAGTCGCCTTTGTATTCCATTTCTTGGAATATGAAGCATAACTTCATGCAACTTGAAGTTACTAGGGGCATTATTCTTCAGTTTTGAGCCAACAGATTAGGGAGCTGAAAAGGAGGAGCATATGGTGGGATGAGATGAAAGAGATAGATAAATATGAGGATTCTAGTGGCAAAGCAACAAAGCATTTTAGCAAATGACCAGGTCACATAAATGCCTTTGTTTTACTCCCATGGCTGCTGGACAAGAAAACTGGAAAAGAacataaagaaggaaaaaaagtacTAACTAATATAAGAGTTCAATTTTTAATTATTCAGTTTCTGGAGGTTCACAGGTATTGCAACTAAAAATCATGCGTCTCTGCTTTTTGTGTTCTCCTGCCTGGAAGATACAATTGAAAGCCTTTCATAACTTCTCTTCTGCCACATGTGAGTTTGCTGATGATATAGTATCTTTTACATTGTAGATGGGATGATTTCTCTTGCAACTACAAGTAAGTCCAACCTTCTTAGTGAATAATTCTTTTGCTTAGTCAAATTTTATTGTTAGGacaaaaattgggaaattttgtaCTCCCTCTGTCCCAAATTAGTCATCACGCTTCTCTTCTCAAGAGTCAATTTGACTAATCTTCGAAGCTAAATTGAATTACATCAACTCAATATTTTACAATTAAAACTTAGATATTCAAAAACCATACGAAAAGTACTACAAGTTGCAATTTTTCTCTctaaaatgttgatcaaagttcACATAGTTTGACTACATCTTGTGACGGAGGGAGTATGTAGTATTTTTGGGAGTTTATTCATGATGTTGTCTGCACAAATTCCTCTAGCAAGTCCTATTATTTCCCTTGTCCTTTGAGGGATGTGATACTCAATGAACTTCACAAAGAGGAAGGTTAGGCAGCTTTCTAAAACTTGAGATATTTATAGGTCAAATTAATGCCacaatattatcattatttctaTTCAAACAGTCTCAAAATCTTGAAATCTTTAACTTGGAAAAGAGGCATTACCACTAAAGCAAGTCCACATTTTCCTATGGGTAAATTGGGATCAGCTTTTTACTAAAAATGTCTCAATGCTAACTCTGCACTGAATCCTGCCTATTCATGTCTTGAATGATACAGTTCCCTAACCATTTACTTTTAATCAAAGAATACATGCTCATCCGTAACACCTTCTAAATATTAGCTAAAAAGTGGCATTGACGCAGTTTGACAGTAGATTGAACTTTATGTTGTTCTCCAACTTAAGCAATTCCAGTCAAGCTCACACAGCTTCTCTTTTAGCTTAGGGTGCTCATTATCTACTAGCAATAAACCGTTGATATTGCTTTGGAAGAATGATTTCTGGATAGTATTTATGATTCACATATATAGCATATTTCTTACTTTAACAATCTTACGTCTTACAAGTACATAAGTTGGAACTACTCCTATAATCTCATAGGATTGAGCATTGGTAGTTTAAATTGAGGGATGAAAATTGCAGGCATATCTGATAGTGAGATACACAACTTAAACTTAAATTTGAAAGAATCTAATTCTGCTGGGAGACTGACAAAGCTACCCTCAACTGCAAAGAATGGTGCCAAATTCAGGTATGCCATTTGCTGGGGTTCCATCCTTGTGATCCTACTCTTAAACTAGTTTTCTCTTGATTGTACCCATCTAGTCTTTCCCCTCTTCCTATGTTTCTGTTTTTCTGCACATGGTTAATTAGTTATACCTTGCAGCGGGACTGAAGTATCAGTATCAATATCCAAGAGCCTTGATGACTTATTGGCAGAGGTTACCTACTTTCTTCAGAAGGTTCAGTTTTCATGTTTATCAGCTCATTCTAGATATGATTTCTCAAATTCAAAGTAAATCTCTATTAACTCCAGTTTTTCATGGCTTTTTATGCAGATGATCCTTGTGAAGATTCCGGCAAGTTCATTTCTGTCCTTGATATGCTTTATAATTCGAATCAAATGCAACTATCTCCTCTATAGAGCCCTTTCATAGTTCTAAATGCAACTGTTTATTTTTGGAGGGGTTCACCATGTCAAAAAAAAAATCTGTCGTTATCAAATTCGCATTGAGATTTAAAATTTTTAAGTATATGTCTTTTTACCAAGTTCTTTGGACTTCTAATTATAATTAGGGAGTTATCTTTTTCCTTCTACTGTTTCCTAGGAAATAGCTAGGACCCCTACTTCTCTTGGCTGATAGTTTGTTTCTTCTTCCAGAAAGTTGTAATGGAATTCTTAGTTGGTGGCAATGATCCTTTGGGATCACATATTGAAAATCGTATTCTGGAAATTGAGGGAAGTTCTGCATATTCTCCTGTTGAAAGCATTAAATGCTTGGAAGTAGGATTCAAGGATTATGTTCGTAAGCGCTACACTGTCTTCTCAATTGGGTGAGTACTAGAGGGGTGCTAAGTTTTGTCTGATGAATGATGCATTCCTTCATCTACTTTTTGTTGAAGGGTGGAGATAATGTGTTAATAGGTCTTACTTCCACATATTGAATTCATAATTCTTAGGTGCTaaactcaaaaaaataaaaaggcagTACTTAGCAACTAAGTTGTTCGGCCATgggtgcgggtgtccgacacgggtgtggatctagaggtcggatccttcgaaatgtaaattctaagattcggagatgcggatcctagtacggatacgggtgcgggaatccagctaaaaataattcaaaaaaccaaaaaatacaaaaatatctcTAAactatgagaaattttgtggaatacttatgtatagcttgtaaagtgtatatttcttttttattttcaagttgtagataagtaaggATTGATTTCCTGGATAAAGtatgttattttcttcaaatttaccctagttttggttatgatttcgggaatcaaattgtatctcgccTCGAATTTTTCCGTCTGTCGTAGTCAAAGTACCCAAAAATatttgaccagatccggtacggatcccatacccacactaGTGTCGtgccgacacgggtgcggcacctaaatTGCCGTGTCGGGGCAACTTAGCTTAGCAATGCTATTTCTTGTTTCTTCGTTGTCCAATCTGACGTAGTTTCCCGACCTTTGTCATTCTTTGCTTTACATGGAGTATTACATCTACTATctgttagtttatagatatgtatagtatagtcttgtcccacattggaaaatgagtaatatctccttgtagtgtataactataaatacggacttcttgtattgtatttatcatatAACCTATTTTCTCtcgtgctttctcacatggtatcagagcattagtgagaaatcCGTCGATGTGCATCATTCCAGCGACTTCCGGGAAGAAAGACCTCTTCGCCGTGCAATTTTCCGGCGACTTAGAAGGCTGTCCGCAAGAAAATCACTTTTTGTTGGtgttgtgcaaaaaccaacaccaccacaagaCTCCTCAGgttccggcgaccaaaccccagtcaaCCCCACCGGAAAACTCACGTCCACGCGCCCTCACGCACATGGAAAAGAAATTTTTTTCCGGCAAAATCTGacccacgcgccggcgcgtgagcaCTGTTCCGGCCAGATTTTGAAAAAGTTCCAGTTGAACAGTAGGATCGTCTGGTAATTTTGATCCTACCCTCACTGGTTTTGTTGcattccgacaactttgagttTTTCCGACTGCTACAGTAGATTcggcgagctacagtgtttccAGCGTGAACAGTGTTTCCGGCGCAGAACAATGTTCtgttttcctgctgtaaacagtgtttttcaagctatttctcCAGAGTTCTCACAAGAGTTATTTATTTCCgctatttcaagttaaccctactactacaaattgtagcgacatgggaaccgatgtttttaatagtcggatggtttctttagcagattatattgagttTCTTAGTACAAAGCATGcaagcagacatcttctgagatagtttctgttgttcaaacaggtaatagcgtgacttgtttctcccaatcctcatcctctgagtcttggatcattgattcaggtgcatcagatcatatttctggtaacaaatctcttttcactactatttcgtattctcaatctctttcaaaagtcacaatggccaatgggtctcaaaccatggcaactgcaataggtcaaacaagcccacttccttccttacctttagattcagtcctttttgttcccaatagtccttttaatctcatagctgttagtcgcttagccaaattaCTTAAATGCGCTgctttatttcttgatgaccatgtttttatacaggaacgcagtacagggcggatcattggtaccggacGTGAATCAAACGAACTTTATTATCTTAttcttgctaaatcacatggactcacatcttgtcttccttatacaacttgtcctgttactgatttaccagatttattacataaacggttgggacatcccagtttgtcaaaacttcagaaaatggtatctggtttatctcacttgtcagctctaaagtgtgagtcatgtcagctcggtaagcatactcgctcccatttccctcggcgtcttgataatcgagcagagtcaccttttactttagtccattcagatatttggggtcctagtcgggtcagttccaccttgggattccgctactttgtcagtttcattgatgattattcaaggtgcacttggatatttttgataaaaaatcgatctgagctgttttctattttccagaccttccacgctgaaattcaaaatcaatttgaggtttctattcgcacatttcgtagtgataatgcccgagagtaattgtcttccccatttcatcagtttatgaaatctcatgggattattcatcaaacatttaatccgtacacatctcaataaaatggggtagctgaaagaaagaatagacatcttattgaaacagctcgtaccctactcatacaatctcatgctccgttgcgttttttaggggatgcagttcttacatcttgctatcttattaatcgtatgccatcttcagctatccagaaccaagtttcattctctgtcatgtttccccacttacctttgttttCTCTTCCACCCcatatctttggaagcacttgttttgtccataaccttactccaggaacagataagttagctccccgtgctcttaagtgcgtatttctgggttttTCGAGAACACAAAAgaggtatcgatgctactctcctgatctccagcggtaccttatgtccgctgatattaccttctttgaaatccaatcatacttcacaggttcaggtcatcacttagatatttctgaggtactaccagtttgatcttttggagattcagtcactccagctccgccacctacaactccagttgtagctccaccacctacagctccagttgtagctccaccacctataacTCCGGTTCATCCACATAATCTAGTTcaactcttgacttatcatcgtcgtccacatccagcatcaggcccaggtgattcacgccccgcatcagattctgcacctattgcggacttgtctcctcttagtcaaccagttgcactccgcaaaggtgtacgatccacacttaatcctaattcccactatgtcggtttaagttatcatcgcctgtcgtcacctcattatgcttttatatcttctttgtccactgtttctatccctaagt
It includes:
- the LOC104120858 gene encoding probable protein phosphatase 2C 22, which gives rise to MEDSKLMFDNCRESESSSNSKPPNPLAGGHHRLVASATKRSLVRHPSLVRTKLSDVSLEPRADTGDHATEYIPLLRSGAWADIGSRSSMEDVYVCADNFMNHYRSTSSNEGNHAFYGVFDGHGGKHAADFACYHLPRFIAEDEDFPRQIDRAISSAFLQTDTAFAEACTLDADLASGTTALAALVIGSSLVVANAGDCRAVLCRRAKAIEMSRDHKPVCLREKERIEASGGYVDDGYLNGQLNVARALGDWHLEGLKSIDGGPLSGEPELMSTRLTEEDEFLIIGCDGIWDVFMSQNAVDFARRRLQEHNDPVMCSKDIVDEALKRKSGDNLSVVVVCFKKQPPPNLVAPRGRVHRSISAEGLKELQSFLDTLKD